Genomic window (bacterium):
GGGATCCCCGGGCATGCGGCTCGGGTCTCCCGGATCGCCGCGGCGCAGACGCCTGGGTCGAGCGTCTCGGATCCGTCTGCGCCTCTGGGGTGAACGTGAAGCGCCGCGGCGCCCGCCTGGACCGCGCGCCGGGCGTCGATGGCCAGGTCGGTCGAGGTGATCGGGATCGCCTCATGGTCGCGGCGATCCCTGGAGCCATTGAGACAGGCTTTCACGAGGATCGGGGACGTACGCTTCGCGGCCGGCATCGATCGATTCGTTTCGGGAGAGCCCCGGGGGCTCCTGCGCGACGGCGTAGAGGGGTCGGCTGCGATCGCGGCATATTAGCAACCGCAGGCCACGATGATGGAAGTCCTCGACGCCCACACGCACGTCGACGAGTCTCCGGCGCTCGGCTGGATGGATCCGCCGGAGATGCTGATTCCGCTCCTTGACGAGGCCGGCATTCGCCGGGCCGTCATCATGGCCTACCGGGACGCGCCTGCCCCCCAACTCGAGGCGTTTGAGTATGTGGCAAGCGCCGCCGACCGCTATCCCGACCGCCTCTGGGCCTTTGTCCGGCTGAACCCGCGGCAGCCCGCAGAGGCCACGCAGCTGCTCCGGTACGCCGTCCGCGAGCGCGGCTTCAAAGGGCTCAAACTCCATCCCGTCAGTTTTGCGCTGCCGCCCGGGCACGCCCTCGTCGTCGATTTGATACGATCGGCGGCGCAATTGGACGTCCCGGTGCTCTTTCACTCCGGTGACGACGGGCAGTCCACTCCATTGGAGATCGCGCCCGCCGCGGCGGCGTGCCCGGAGGCCACGATCATCCTCGGGCACATGGGGGGATATTTTCACACCGCCGATGCGATTGATGTGGCGAGGACATACTCGAACGTCTATCTCGAGACGTCCGCCATGCCATACCCATGGCGGATCCGCGACGCGGTTCGCGCGATCGGTCCGGATCGCGTGCTCTTCGGCAGTGACGGCCCCGGCTGCCAGCCGGCGCTCGAGCTCGACAAGGTCCGTCGCGCCGGCCTCGCAGAAGCCGACCTGGGATTGGTGCTTGGGGGCAACCTTCGACGCCTGCTCGCTCGAGGTCCGGGTGCGTGATGATCCTGGACGCCGAGGTGTACCTCGGTCCCAACCTCTTTGGCCCGACATATGATCGCGAGACCTTGATCGGGGCGCTCGACGCGGCCGGCGTCGAGCGCGCGGTGGTCTGCCCGGCCCGCCCTCCCGGGTATCACCTCGAACCCGCCAATGACGTGGTCGCGGACGCCGTCCGCCGCCATCCTCGCCGCCTGATCGGCTTCGCGCGCGTCGATCCTCACCAAGGCTCCACCGCGCTCGCCGAGTTGCGCCGAAGCGTGGAGCAGCTCGGCCTGCACGGCCTCCTGCTGCATCCCTGGGAGGAGCTGTTTCGTGTGAACGATAGAATGCTCGACCCGCTGCTCGCATACGCACGCGAGCGCGGCATCCTCGTGCAGGTGGCCGGAGGCTTTCCGGTCGTCTCCCACGCCGTGCAGATCGCCGATCTCGCGCGCCGCTTCCCCGAGGTGATGATCCTCGCTACTCACGGTGGCCAGATCAACATCAGCGGCCGCGGGCTCTACGAGGCCGGGGAGATGCTCCGGACGTGCCCCAATGTCTACCTC
Coding sequences:
- a CDS encoding amidohydrolase family protein, with translation MILDAEVYLGPNLFGPTYDRETLIGALDAAGVERAVVCPARPPGYHLEPANDVVADAVRRHPRRLIGFARVDPHQGSTALAELRRSVEQLGLHGLLLHPWEELFRVNDRMLDPLLAYARERGILVQVAGGFPVVSHAVQIADLARRFPEVMILATHGGQINISGRGLYEAGEMLRTCPNVYLQTSGIYREDWMEDMSQALGAARLVFGSGAPYYDLGFELERIRR
- a CDS encoding amidohydrolase family protein, whose protein sequence is MMEVLDAHTHVDESPALGWMDPPEMLIPLLDEAGIRRAVIMAYRDAPAPQLEAFEYVASAADRYPDRLWAFVRLNPRQPAEATQLLRYAVRERGFKGLKLHPVSFALPPGHALVVDLIRSAAQLDVPVLFHSGDDGQSTPLEIAPAAAACPEATIILGHMGGYFHTADAIDVARTYSNVYLETSAMPYPWRIRDAVRAIGPDRVLFGSDGPGCQPALELDKVRRAGLAEADLGLVLGGNLRRLLARGPGA